The Dasypus novemcinctus isolate mDasNov1 chromosome 12, mDasNov1.1.hap2, whole genome shotgun sequence genome includes a window with the following:
- the ATF1 gene encoding cyclic AMP-dependent transcription factor ATF-1 isoform X6, with amino-acid sequence MSVPTPIYQTSTGQYIAIAPNGALQLASPGTDGVQGLQTLTMTNSGSSQQSTTTILQYAQTSDGQQILVPSNQVVVQTASGDMQTYQIRTTPTAASLPQTVVMTSPVNLTSQTTKTDDPQLKREIRLMKNREAARECRRKKKEYVKCLENRVAVLENQNKTLIEELKTLKDLYSHKSV; translated from the exons TTGCCATTGCCCCAAATGGAGCCTTACAGCTGGCCAGTCCGGGCACAGATGGAGTACAGGGGCTTCAGACATTAACCATGACAAATTCAGGCAGTAGTCAGCAAAGTACAACAACAATTCTCCAATATGCTCAGACCTCTGATGGACAGCAAATACTTGTGCCCAGCAACCAGGTAGTTGTACAGA CAGCATCAGGGGACATGCAGACATATCAGATCCGTACCACACCTACAGCTGCTTCACTCCCACAAACTGTGGTGATGACATCGCCTGTGAATCTTACATCTCAGACAACCAAGACTGATGACCcccaattaaaaagagaaataaggttAATGAAAAACAG agAGGCTGCTCGAGAATGtcgcagaaagaagaaagaatatgtgaaaTGCCTGGAAAATCGAGTAGCAGTCCTGGAAAACCAGAACAAAACTCTAATAGAAGAGTTAAAAACTCTGAAGGATCTTTATTCCCATAAAAGTGTTTGA